Proteins co-encoded in one Saccharomyces mikatae IFO 1815 strain IFO1815 genome assembly, chromosome: 14 genomic window:
- the RPL16B gene encoding 60S ribosomal protein uL13 (similar to Saccharomyces cerevisiae RPL16A (YIL133C) and RPL16B (YNL069C); ancestral locus Anc_2.228), translated as MSQPVVVIDAKDHLLGRLASTIAKQVLNGQKIVVVRAEALNISGEFFRNKLKYHDFLRKATAFNKTRGPFHFRAPSRILYKAIRGMVSHKTARGKAALERLKIFEGIPPPYDKKKRVVVPQALRVLRLKPGRKYTTLGKLSTSVGWKYEDVVAKLEDKRKVRSAEYYAKKRAFAKKVSSASAAASESDVAKQLASFGY; from the exons ATGTCTCAACCAGTCGTTGTTATTGATG CTAAGGATCATTTGTTGGGTCGTTTGGCCTCCACTATTGCCAAGCAAGTATTGAACGGTCAAAAGATTGTTGTTGTCAGAGCTGAAGCTTTGAACATTTCTGGTGAATTCTTCAGAAACAAGTTGAAGTATCATGACTTTTTGAGAAAGGCTACTGCTTTCAACAAGACCCGTGGTCCATTCCATTTCAGAGCTCCATCTAGAATTCTTTACAAGGCTATTCGTGGTATGGTTTCCCACAAGACCGCTCGTGGTAAGGCTGCCTTGGAACGTTTAAAGATCTTCGAAGGTATTCCACCTCCATAcgacaagaagaagagagttGTCGTTCCTCAAGCTTTGAGAGTTTTGAGATTGAAGCCAGGTAGAAAGTACACCACCTTGGGTAAATTGTCTACTTCTGTCGGTTGGAAATACGAAGATGTTGTCGCTAAATTAGAAGACAAGAGAAAGGTCAGATCTGCTGAATACTACGCCAAGAAGAGAGCTTTTGCCAAGAAGGTTTCTTCTGCTTCTGCTGCTGCTTCTGAATCCGATGTTGCTAAGCAATTAGCTTCTTTCGGTTACTAA
- the FKH2 gene encoding forkhead family transcription factor FKH2 (similar to Saccharomyces cerevisiae FKH1 (YIL131C) and FKH2 (YNL068C); ancestral locus Anc_2.230) — protein MSCNNFNEMNELNIAQTNRGNTKYTAQHHQGVVNAIVSSLTAPDQPTTVSLQYSNDKNMATEIQAYAKLSGPNWTYYVKDLEVSIGRNTDPLNNPLTENTDGVKSSYRVNIDLGPAKVVSRKHAIIKYNMNIGGWELHILGRNGAKVNFQRAHNGPSNPPIRLSSGTLLDIGGTQMMFILPDSDPVIAPICIEHLMPNLINMYGFQGNNNPLLKDIIKQSNYAKQRQLTSNQQIKGFKLYGSGTNASFGNGANLGSNEQGVFNNNSNKSKNGYFTSTNPNYTATATTGNSLNPQAASPQGPSNTIIAANFVDSYKSSNAYPQALDFTSDLSHDENRNVKPPHSYATMITQAILSSPEGVISLADIYKYISSNYAYYRFAKSGWQNSIRHNLSLNKAFEKVPRRPNEPGKGMKWRISESYQQDFLSKWNTGKVGKIRRGSSVARQLQLHMAKFNTLPMEMENRLTPNMTKPPKRQLQSHNVLETSNNNMIEGFVPHMPPPQSQPLVSHQSHQQTQQPSSQQQQQQEIQFTFTDAQNRNIALARPIKTPQLQAPNSNSNTNSNKNNMTEYKESLHPPVISISQMNRQSPNNALVSFTNACATSKVINYINDSANKPANNSNDRKMNPPTITTSPPDENGNSEPTTAASSANSNLVPHVGTTTSSLASNNLHLSQPYDTLLRSPTKAFHITAMEAYTPERGSANRARSPLHSNNSTTNNNITNNLNSQTNGIENKPTGLTSDSNVLKNMESNNDNKRLTPSTGKSQNVKSSPGVWNLLQFSSVNNTPATNNGSYKGGFSTNQDIKVNGSENAPLEKGSDSNSNDLETKDINSSPLKNQGDSSTNDRELILDTDGAKISIINN, from the coding sequence ATGTCCTGCAATAATTTTAACGAGATGAACGAACTAAATATCGCTCAAACGAATCGTGGCAACACCAAATATACCGCTCAGCATCACCAGGGTGTAGTCAATGCCATCGTCTCTTCGCTTACAGCTCCAGATCAACCTACCACTGTGTCATTGCAATACTCGAACGACAAGAACATGGCCACGGAAATACAAGCTTATGCCAAACTATCCGGACCCAACTGGACCTATTATGTGAAAGATTTGGAAGTTTCCATTGGAAGAAACACTGATCCCTTGAACAACCCACTCACGGAAAACACAGATGGTGTGAAGAGCTCATATCGAGTAAACATTGATCTCGGACCTGCAAAAGTCGTCTCTAGAAAGCATGccataataaaatataatatgAATATAGGTGGTTGGGAACTACACATTTTAGGTCGTAACGGCGCCAAAGTAAACTTTCAAAGGGCTCATAATGGCCCCAGTAATCCTCCCATTCGATTATCTTCGGGAACTTTGTTAGATATAGGCGGGACACAGATGATGTTCATCCTTCCCGATAGTGATCCAGTCATTGCACCTATTTGTATAGAACATTTGATGCCTAACTTAATAAACATGTATGGATTCCAAGGTAACAACAACCCTTTGCTAAAAGATATCATCAAACAGTCTAATTATGCTAAGCAGAGGCAACTAACCTCCAATCAACAAATCAAAGGGTTTAAGCTCTATGGAAGCGGTACAAATGCTTCCTTTGGCAACGGGGCAAACTTGGGGTCTAACGAACAAGGCGTCtttaacaacaacagcaataaAAGCAAGAACGGCTATTTTACCTCCACCAACCCCAACTAtacagcaacagcaacaacaggCAATTCTCTGAACCCACAAGCCGCATCTCCACAAGGTCCTTCTAATACCATAATTGCGGcaaattttgttgattcATATAAATCGTCGAATGCGTATCCCCAAGCTTTGGATTTCACTTCAGATTTATCCCATGATGAGAACAGAAACGTTAAACCGCCTCATTCATACGCGACCATGATTACACAAGCCATACTATCATCCCCGGAGGGAGTAATTTCATTAGCGGACATTTATAAGTATATTTCGTCCAATTATGCCTATTACAGGTTTGCCAAATCCGGCTGGCAAAATTCGATTAGACATAATTTGTCATTGAACAAAGCATTCGAAAAAGTTCCAAGGAGACCCAATGAACCAGGTAAAGGTATGAAATGGAGAATCAGTGAGTCTTATCAACAAGATTTTTTAAGTAAGTGGAATACAGGAAAAGTGGGAAAAATTAGGCGCGGATCTTCCGTGGCAAGACAATTACAGTTACATATGGCAAAGTTTAACACTTTGCCCatggaaatggaaaatagGTTAACGCCTAACATGACAAAACCACCTAAACGCCAACTTCAATCTCACAACGTCTTAGAAAcatcaaataataatatgaTAGAAGGGTTCGTGCCTCATATGCCACCACCACAGTCTCAACCACTTGTATCGCACCAATCTCACCAACAAACACAACAGCCATCAtcacaacaacaacaacagcaagaaattcaatttACGTTCACGGATGCACAAAATCGAAATATAGCATTAGCAAGACCTATCAAGACGCCACAATTACAAGCTCCCAATTCAAATTCCAATACAAactcaaataaaaataatatgacGGAATATAAAGAATCACTTCACCCACCTGTAATATCAATATCACAAATGAATAGGCAATCTCCAAATAACGCTCTAGTTTCGTTCACCAATGCATGTGCTACTTCCAAAGTAATAAACTACATCAACGATAGCGCCAACAAACCAGCTAACAATAGCAACGATAGAAAAATGAATCCACCTACGATAACTACGTCTCCGCCAGATGAGAACGGCAATTCAGAGCCAACAACTGCCGCATCCTCCGCGAATTCTAACTTGGTGCCACATGTAGGAACAACAACTTCTTCACTAGCATCAAATAACTTACATCTTTCTCAACCCTATGATACACTATTAAGGTCTCCTACTAAAGCATTTCATATTACAGCGATGGAAGCATATACGCCAGAAAGAGGCAGTGCTAATAGGGCCAGGTCACCCCTTCatagtaataatagtactactaacaataatattacaAATAATCTTAATTCACAAACGAACGGAATAGAAAACAAACCAACAGGCTTAACATCGGATTCTAACGTCTTGAAAAACATGGAATCaaacaatgataataaacGGCTGACTCCATCAACAGGGAAGTCGCAGAATGTGAAAAGTTCGCCAGGTGTATGGAATTTACTACAATTTAGCTCTGTAAACAACACACCGGCCACCAACAATGGAAGCTATAAGGGGGGGTTTTCCACAAATCAAGACATCAAGGTGAATGGCAGCGAGAATGCTCCTTTGGAGAAAGGTTCAGATTCAAACTCAAATGATCTGGAAACAAAAGATATTAATTCTTCACCATTGAAAAACCAAGGTGACAGCTCCACTAATGACAGAGAACTAATATTAGATACGGACGGTGCAAAGATCAGTATTATTAACAATTAA
- the RPL9B gene encoding 60S ribosomal protein uL6 (similar to Saccharomyces cerevisiae RPL9B (YNL067W); ancestral locus Anc_2.236) has product MKYIQTEQQVEVPEGVSVNIKSRIVKVVGPRGTLTKNLKHIDVTFTKVSNQLIKVAVHNGDRKHVAALRTVKSLVDNMITGVTKGYKYKMRYVYAHFPINVNIVEKDGAKFIEIRNFLGDKKIRNVPVRDGVTIEFSTNVKDEIVLSGNSVEDVSQNAADLQQICRVRNKDIRKFLDGIYVSHKGFIVEDL; this is encoded by the coding sequence ATGAAGTACATTCAAACCGAACAACAAGTTGAAGTCCCAGAAGGTGTCTCTGTCAACATCAAGTCCAGAATCGTCAAGGTTGTCGGTCCAAGAGGTACTTTGACCAAGAACTTGAAACACATTGATGTTACTTTCACCAAGGTTAGCAACCAATTGATTAAGGTCGCCGTGCATAATGGTGACAGAAAGCATGTTGCTGCTTTGAGAACCGTCAAATCTTTAGTTGACAACATGATTACTGGTGTCACCAAAGGTTACAAGTACAAGATGAGATACGTATATGCGCATTTCCCAATCAACGTTAACATTGTCGAAAAAGACGGTGCtaaattcattgaaatcaGAAACTTCTTGGGTGACAAGAAGATCAGAAACGTCCCAGTCAGAGACGGTGTTACCATCGAATTTTCCACTAACGTCAAGGACGAAATCGTCCTATCCGGTAACTCGGTTGAAGATGTCTCTCAAAACGCCGCCGACTTGCAACAAATCTGCCGTGTTAGAAACAAGGATATCCGTAAGTTTTTGGATGGTATCTATGTCTCTCACAAGGGTTTCATTGTCGAAGACTTGTAA
- the SUN4 gene encoding putative glucosidase SUN4 (similar to Saccharomyces cerevisiae SIM1 (YIL123W) and SUN4 (YNL066W); ancestral locus Anc_2.239) translates to MKLSPTTLTIASLIGSNVIVSALPYAADIDTDCTTTAHRSHQHKRAIAVTYVYETVTVDKNGQTVSPTSVETSSTVASTTTLVPESSVVRSSIKTTSSSEETERVSTTTTTSSSAPTTSTSSKASTTASPVSVTTSSEVASSTDSIYGDLADFSGPTEKFQDGTIPCDQFPSGQGVIPIGWLDESGWSGVENTDTSTGGLCKEGSYCSYACQPGMSKTQWPSEQPSDGRSIGGLLCKNGYLYRSNTDTDYLCEWGVDAAYVVSELNNNVAICRTDYPGTENMVIPTYVQAGDSLPLTVVDQNTYYTWKGLKTSAQYYVNNAGVSVEDACVWGSSSSGVGNWAPLNFGAGSSDGVAYLSLIPNPNNGDALNYNVKIVAADVSSTVIGECVYENGSFSGGTDGCTVSVTAGKAKFVLYN, encoded by the coding sequence ATGAAGTTATCGCCCACTACACTGACCATCGCTTCGTTGATTGGTTCTAACGTTATCGTCTCTGCTTTACCGTATGCGGCAGATATCGATACCGATTGTACTACCACTGCTCACCGTTCTCATCAGCATAAGAGAGCCATTGCTGTTACGTACGTATACGAAACGGTCACTGTCGATAAAAACGGGCAAACCGTAAGTCCAACTTCAGTCGAAACATCTTCTACAGTCGCTTCTACTACCACTTTGGTTCCTGAATCTTCGGTCGTCAGGTCATCTATAAAAACTACGTCTTCTTCCGAAGAAACTGAACGAGTCTCTACCACTACCACTACTTCATCTTCTGCTCCAACGACTTCGACCTCTTCAAAAGCTTCCACCACTGCGTCCCCTGTATCAGTTACCACGTCTTCAGAAGTCGCCAGCTCGACTGATAGCATATATGGTGATTTAGCAGATTTTTCAGGACCAACTGAGAAATTTCAAGACGGTACTATTCCCTGTGATCAATTTCCATCCGGCCAAGGTGTTATCCCCATTGGTTGGTTAGATGAAAGTGGCTGGTCTGGTGTTGAAAACACCGACACTTCTACGGGCGGCTTATGTAAGGAAGGTTCTTACTGTTCCTATGCTTGTCAACCAGGTATGTCCAAGACACAGTGGCCTTCTGAGCAACCATCGGACGGAAGATCCATTGGTGGCTTATTATGTAAAAATGGCTACTTGTACCGTTCGAACACCGATACCGACTATTTATGTGAATGGGGTGTTGATGCCGCTTACGTCGTCTCCGAATTGAACAATAACGTTGCCATCTGTAGAACCGATTACCCGGGTACCGAAAACATGGTGATTCCAACTTACGTTCAAGCTGGCGACTCTTTGCCCTTGACTGTGGTTGACCAAAATACTTACTACACTTGGAAAGGCTTGAAAACATCCGCTCAATACTACGTTAACAATGCCGGTGTTTCTGTCGAAGATGCTTGTGTTTGGGGTTCTTCAAGCTCAGGTGTCGGTAACTGGGCTCCATTGAACTTTGGCGCTGGTTCTTCCGATGGTGTTGCATATCTTTCCTTGATCCCTAACCCAAACAACGGTGATGCGCTGAATTACAATGTCAAGATCGTCGCCGCTGACGTTTCTTCCACAGTCATTGGTGAGTGTGTTTATGAAAACGGTAGCTTCAGCGGCGGTACCGATGGTTGCACCGTTTCTGTCACGGCCGGTAAAGCCAAATTTGTTTTATACAACTAA
- the AQR1 gene encoding Aqr1p (similar to Saccharomyces cerevisiae AQR1 (YNL065W) and QDR1 (YIL120W); ancestral locus Anc_2.242), which produces MSPSNSIYTEDIEMYPTHNEQHLTREYTKPNDEKSEKVNFEGAYTNSHGTLSKATTREIEGDLESETSSHSGDVKGDSTQQITTEIGAPYTLLSYGQKWGMVAILTMCGFWSSLGSPIYYPALRQLEKQFNVDENMVNVTVVVYLLFQGISPTVSGGLADCFGRRPIILAGMLIYVVASIGLACAPSYGVIIFLRCIQSIGISPTIAISSGVVGDFTLKHERGTFVGATSGFVLLGQCFGSLIGAVLTARWDWRSIFWFLTIGCGSCFLIAFLILPETKRTIAGNLSIKPKRLINRAPIFLLGPVKRRFKYDNPDYETLDPTIPKLDLSSAGKILVLPEIILSLFPSGLLFAMWTLMLSSISSGLSVAPYNYHLVIIGVCYLPGGIGGLLGSFFTGRVIDMYFKRKVKKFEQDKANGLIPQDAEINMFRVRLVCLLPQNFLAVVAYLLFGWSIDKGWRIESILITSFVCSYCAMSTLSTSTTLLVDLYPKKSSTASSCFNFVRCSLSTIFMGCFAKMKASMTVGGTFTFLCALVFFFNFLMFIPMKYGMKWREDRLLKRLK; this is translated from the coding sequence ATGTCACCGAGTAACAGTATATATACAGAGGATATTGAGATGTATCCTACCCACAATGAGCAACATCTAACCAGAGAGTACACAAAACCAAACGACGAAAAAAGTGAGAAAGTTAACTTCGAAGGAGCTTATACCAACAGTCACGGGACTCTATCCAAAGCCACTACAAGAGAAATAGAGGGTGATTTAGAATCTGAAACCTCTTCTCACTCTGGTGATGTTAAAGGTGATTCGACGCAACAGATAACTACAGAGATAGGTGCACCATATACTTTGCTAAGTTATGGTCAAAAATGGGGAATGGTAGCAATTTTAACAATGTGTGGGTTTTGGTCTTCATTAGGGTCTCCAATCTACTATCCTGCTCTAAGACAGTTGGAGAAGCAGTTCAACGTCGATGAAAATATGGTTAACGTAACTGTGGTTGTGTACTTGTTGTTTCAAGGTATATCTCCCACAGTTAGTGGTGGTTTGGCTGATTGTTTTGGAAGGAGACCTATAATTTTAGCGGGTATGCTGATATATGTGGTTGCATCTATTGGGTTAGCATGTGCTCCATCGTACGGTgttatcatctttttgaGGTGTATTCAGAGTATTGGTATCTCTCCCACAATCGCAATCAGTTCCGGTGTTGTAGGCGATTTTACTCTAAAACATGAAAGAGGGACATTTGTTGGTGCCACCTCTGGATTCGTCTTACTAGGTCAATGTTTTGGTAGTCTTATCGGTGCCGTACTAACTGCAAGATGGGATTGGAGGTctattttttggtttctaACGATCGGTTGCGGTAGTTGCTTTTTGATTGCTTTCCTTATCTTACCCGAAACGAAGAGAACCATTGCAGGTAATCTCTCGATTAAGCCTAAAAGACTGATCAACAGAGccccaatttttttattgggCCCagttaaaagaagattcaaATACGATAACCCAGATTACGAAACATTGGATCCAACAATCCCCAAGCTAGATTTGTCATCTGCAGGGAAAATCCTTGTATTACCAGAAATTATCCTGTCTTTATTTCCATCAGGGTTGTTGTTTGCTATGTGGACATTGATGCTTTCTTCTATATCATCAGGTTTATCAGTGGCGCCATACAACTACCATTTGGTTATTATAGGTGTCTGTTATCTGCCCGGTGGTATTGGTGGTTTACTAGGTTCTTTCTTCACGGGTAGAGTCATTGACATGTATTTTAAGAGAAAGGTGAAAAAGTTCGAACAAGACAAGGCCAACGGGCTAATTCCGCAAGATGCTGAAATCAACATGTTCAGAGTTCGTTTGGTATGTCTTCTACctcaaaatttcttggcCGTTGTAGCCTACCTTCTATTTGGTTGGAGTATAGACAAGGGCTGGAGAATCGAGTCTATTTTGATTACTTCATTTGTCTGCTCATATTGTGCCATGagtacattatcaacatCAACTACATTATTGGTCGATTTGTATCCGAAGAAATCATCTACTGCAAGTAGTTGTTTCAATTTTGTTAGATGTAGTTTGAGTACCATCTTCATGGGGTGCTTTGCTAAAATGAAAGCTTCAATGACTGTAGGTGGAACTTTTACGTTTCTATGTGCATTggtgtttttcttcaactttttaATGTTCATTCCGATGAAATATGGTATGAAATGGAGAGAGGACAGATTGTTGAAACGACTAAAATAA
- the YDJ1 gene encoding type I HSP40 co-chaperone YDJ1 (similar to Saccharomyces cerevisiae YDJ1 (YNL064C); ancestral locus Anc_2.243) — MVKETKFYDILGVSVTATDVEIKKAYRKCALKYHPDKNPSEEAAEKFKEASSAYEILSDSEKREVYDQFGEEGLSGAGGAGGFPGGGFGFGDDIFSQFFGAGGAQRPRGPQRGKDIKHEISASLEELYKGRTAKLALNKQILCKGCEGRGGKKGAVKKCSSCNGQGIKFVTRQMGPMIQRFQTECDVCHGTGDIIDPKDRCKSCNGKKVENERKILEVHVEPGMKDGQRIVFKGEADQAPDVIPGDVVFIVSERPHKNFKRDGDDLVYEAEIDLLTAIAGGEFALEHVSGDWLKVGIVPGEVISPGMRKVIEGKGMPIPKYGGYGNLVIKFTIKFPENHFTTEENLKKLEEILPPRIVPAIPKKATVDECVLADFDPAKYNRTRASRGGANYDSDEEEQGGEGVQCASQ; from the coding sequence ATGGTTAAAGAAACTAAATTTTACGATATTCTAGGTGTTTCAGTCACCGCCACTGATGTCGAAATCAAAAAAGCTTATAGAAAATGCGCCTTAAAATACCATCCAGATAAGAATCCAAGTGAAGAGGCAgcagaaaaattcaaagaagctTCATCAGCTTATGAAATTCTATCGGATTCTGAAAAGAGAGAGGTATACGATCAATTTGGTGAAGAAGGTCTAAGCGGTGCTGGTGGTGCTGGTGGGTTCCCAGGTGGTGGATTTGGATTCGGTGACGATATCTTTTCTCAGTTCTTTGGTGCCGGAGGTGCCCAAAGACCAAGGGGTCCCCAAAGAGGTAAAGACATTAAACATGAAATTTCTGCCTCTCTCGAGGAATTGTATAAGGGTAGAACTGCTAAGTTAGCCCTAAACAAACAAATCTTATGTAAAGGATGTGAAGGCCGTGGTGGTAAGAAAGGTGCTGTCAAGAAATGTAGCAGCTGTAATGGACAAGGTATTAAATTTGTAACAAGACAAATGGGTCCGATGATCCAAAGATTCCAAACTGAATGTGATGTTTGTCACGGTACTGGTGATATCATTGATCCCAAGGACCGTTGTAAATCCTGTAACGGTAAGAAAGTTGAAAACGAAAGGAAGATTTTGGAAGTCCATGTTGAGCCAGGTATGAAAGACGGCCAAAGGATTGTTTTCAAGGGTGAAGCTGACCAAGCTCCAGATGTCATTCCAGGTGACGTTGTATTCATAGTTTCAGAAAGACCACATAAGAACTTTAAGAGAGATGGAGATGACTTAGTATATGAAGCTGAAATTGACCTATTGACTGCTATTGCTGGTGGTGAATTTGCCCTGGAACATGTGTCCGGTGACTGGTTGAAAGTGGGTATTGTCCCAGGTGAAGTTATTTCCCCAGGCATGCGTAAAGTCATTGAAGGAAAAGGTATGCCAATTCCAAAATATGGTGGCTATGGTAACTTAGTCATCAAGTTCACTATCAAGTTCCCAGAAAACCACTTCACAACGGAAgaaaacttgaagaaattagaaGAGATTCTACCTCCAAGAATTGTTCCAGCTATTCCAAAGAAAGCAACTGTAGACGAATGTGTACTCGCTGACTTCGACCCAGCCAAGTACAACAGAACACGTGCTTCTAGAGGTGGTGCAAACTATGATTcggatgaagaagaacaaggtGGCGAAGGTGTTCAATGTGCCTCTCAATGA
- the MTQ1 gene encoding S-adenosylmethionine-dependent methyltransferase (similar to Saccharomyces cerevisiae MTQ1 (YNL063W); ancestral locus Anc_2.245), translated as MPRISTSLIRKASRIRPGLHLLLPECRTLEQAKLEYKWLAEELPPGRSIRWACFQRYNHVPLQYILRSQPFGPLEIVCKPGVLIPRWETEEWVMDLVKILSNSALLSNNDPLHICDTFTGTGCIALALSHGIPNSSFTVIDVSRKAIELVKENMLKNKVSKGKLIQRNILSSNGCNEYPSHIDILTGNPPYIRKRHFIRDVTTSVKLFEPRLALIGELECYENLVDHWLSKTNSFFYEIGDFDQFSYVQNRIKDDSNLSRIWSVGLKYDSNGNPRVVYGFKATPKGSILLQILEPFGTIKYLATALSRHKANSK; from the coding sequence atGCCTCGAATATCTACATCATTAATAAGGAAAGCTTCTAGAATAAGACCTGGCTTGCATCTCCTGCTTCCAGAATGCAGGACTCTAGAACAGGCGAAACTAGAGTATAAATGGCTCGCTGAAGAGCTACCTCCGGGGAGATCGATTCGTTGGGCTTGTTTTCAGAGGTACAATCATGTTCCATTGCAATACATCTTGAGGTCGCAACCATTCGGGCCCCTAGAAATTGTTTGTAAGCCAGGAGTGCTTATACCAAGATGGGAAACTGAGGAATGGGTGATGGACTTGGTAAAAATTCTGAGTAATTCGGCCCTATTAAGCAACAATGACCCCTTACATATTTGCGATACATTCACGGGAACAGGATGTATTGCTCTTGCCTTAAGTCATGGTATACCCAATTCGAGCTTTACTGTGATTGATGTTTCGAGGAAAGCAATTGAGTTGGTTAAGGAAAATATGTTGAAAAACAAGGTAAGTAAAGGCAAACTTATTCAGCGCAAtattttatcttcaaaCGGCTGCAATGAATATCCATCCCACATAGATATACTAACTGGTAATCCTCCCTATATTCGAAAGAGACATTTCATTAGAGATGTCACTACTTCTGTGAAGCTGTTTGAGCCAAGACTAGCATTAATAGGTGAACTTGAATGTTATGAAAATTTAGTGGACCATTGGCTATCGAAAACAAActcctttttttatgaGATAGGAGATTTTGATCAGTTTAGTTATGTACAAAACCGCATAAAAGATGATTCCAATCTGAGCCGAATCTGGTCCGTTGGCCTAAAATATGATTCCAATGGGAATCCAAGGGTTGTATATGGGTTCAAAGCCACTCCCAAGGGAAGTATATTGcttcaaattttggaaCCTTTTGGGACTATTAAGTATTTAGCAACTGCACTCAGTAGACACAAAGCTAATTCTAAGTAA
- the GCD10 gene encoding tRNA 1-methyladenosine methyltransferase subunit GCD10 (similar to Saccharomyces cerevisiae GCD10 (YNL062C); ancestral locus Anc_2.246): MDTLTTIDFNQHVIVRLPSKNYKVVELKPNTSISLGKFGAFEVNDIIGYPFGLTFEIYYDNEETSSDDSKDSKQKNKIPIGKVKLLSQEIKDDNNDKSDGQSEIPLAIKKIPTSVELSSVDSSATNQNLVNMGSKAQELTIEEIEKMKQESLSSKEIIDKIIKSHKSFHNKTAYSQEKYVNRKKQKFAKYFTVEYLSSSNLLQFLIDKGDIQRVLDMSQESMGMLLNLANIQPNGNYLCMDETGGLLVYFLLERMFGGDNESKSNGKVIVIHENEHANLDLLKFANYSEKFIKEHVHTVSLLDFFEPPTLEEIQERFTPLPKEEARALKGGKKNSYYRRLRWYNTQLQVLELTGNFLYDGLVVATTLHLPTVVPKLAEKVHGSRPIVCYGQFKETLLELAHTLYSDLRFLAPSILETRCRPYQSVRGKLHPLMTMKGGGGYLMWCHRVIPAPEPALETVTEVESSDTVIEHDAKKQKI, from the coding sequence ATGGATACTTTAACAACCATAGATTTTAACCAGCACGTTATTGTACGGTTGCCGTCAAAGAATTATAAAGTAGTAGAATTGAAGCCTAACACCTCTATATCATTGGGAAAATTTGGCGCTTTCGAAGTAAACGACATAATTGGCTATCCATTCGGTTTGacttttgaaatatattatgataatgaagagaCTTCATCCGATGACAGTAAAGATTCcaaacaaaagaataaaattccTATCGGGAAAGTCAAGTTATTATCCCAGGAGATTAAAGATgacaataatgataaaagtGATGGTCAAAGCGAAATTCCGTTAgctatcaaaaaaattcctaCTTCTGTTGAATTATCTAGCGTTGACAGCAGTGCTACGAATCAGAATTTGGTGAATATGGGAAGCAAAGCTCAAGAGTTGACCATTGAAGAAatcgaaaaaatgaaacaagaatCGTTATCTAGCAAAGAAATaattgataaaatcatTAAGTCTCATAAAAGTTTCCATAACAAAACTGCATAttctcaagaaaaatatgtcAATCggaagaaacaaaagttTGCAAAGTACTTCACTGTTGAATATTTGAGTAGCTCTAACCTCTTACAGTTCTTAATTGATAAAGGCGATATACAAAGAGTATTGGACATGTCTCAAGAATCAATGGGGATGTTGTTAAATCTTGCAAATATTCAGCCCAATGGGAACTATCTCTGTATGGATGAAACGGGCGGTTTATTAGTATACTTTCTGTTGGAAAGAATGTTTGGCGGCGATAATGAAAGCAAATCGAACGGCAAAGTCATTGTTATTCATGAAAATGAGCATGCCAACTTGGATCTATTGAAATTTGCTAATTATTCTGAAAAGTTCATCAAAGAGCATGTGCACACCGTTTCTCTATTAGATTTTTTCGAGCCACCTACGCTAGAGGAGATTCAAGAAAGATTTACACCGTTACCTAAGGAAGAGGCTCGTGCATTAAAAGGTGGCAAGAAAAACTCATATTACCGGAGACTGAGGTGGTATAATACACAATTGCAGGTTCTAGAATTAACAGGAAACTTTCTATATGATGGTCTTGTAGTGGCAACTACACTACATTTGCCAACAGTGGTACCGAAGCTGGCTGAAAAGGTTCATGGTTCAAGACCAATTGTATGTTATGGTcaattcaaagaaactTTGCTAGAATTGGCGCATACTTTGTATTCAGATCTAAGGTTTTTAGCACCCTCCATTTTGGAGACCAGATGTAGACCTTACCAAAGTGTTAGAGGAAAGCTTCATCCTCTGATGACCATGAAAGGTGGCGGTGGCTATCTAATGTGGTGCCACAGAGTTATACCTGCCCCTGAACCTGCATTGGAAACGGTGACCGAAGTCGAATCTAGTGACACAGTTATTGAGCACGATgctaagaaacaaaaaatatag